In the Anaerosporomusa subterranea genome, one interval contains:
- a CDS encoding site-2 protease family protein, with protein sequence MFGLDSSDMVFRIPALLAALTVHEYAHARVADYLGDPTPARAERLTLNPIAHLDPVGLIMLWLFQFGWAKPVPINPYCFRNGRNGIIMVSFAGPASNILLALFSALALGIMAKFNVNSYAVEQVLWLLYSYNIMFAIFNLLPFPPLDGSKIVEVLLPARAAELYERMAPYAPFLLVGLIYLGVISAITYPLQRFLSLIIHSIVGVLL encoded by the coding sequence GTGTTTGGTCTTGACTCATCAGATATGGTCTTCCGCATCCCGGCGCTATTGGCGGCGTTGACGGTGCATGAGTATGCGCACGCGCGGGTGGCTGACTATCTGGGCGACCCCACGCCGGCTCGTGCTGAACGGCTTACGCTGAACCCGATTGCCCATCTTGATCCGGTAGGACTAATCATGTTATGGTTATTCCAGTTTGGCTGGGCCAAGCCGGTGCCTATCAACCCATATTGCTTTCGCAACGGGCGTAACGGCATCATCATGGTTTCTTTTGCCGGTCCGGCTTCAAACATCTTGCTGGCGCTTTTTAGTGCGCTAGCCTTAGGAATAATGGCAAAATTTAACGTAAATTCGTATGCTGTTGAGCAAGTATTGTGGTTGCTCTATAGTTACAATATCATGTTTGCCATCTTCAATTTGCTGCCGTTTCCGCCGCTGGACGGCTCGAAAATCGTTGAGGTGCTGTTACCCGCCAGAGCTGCCGAACTGTATGAACGCATGGCTCCATATGCACCTTTTCTATTGGTCGGCTTAATCTATTTGGGAGTCATCAGTGCAATTACCTATCCATTGCAGCGATTTTTGTCGTTAATTATTCACTCGATCGTCGGCGTTCTATTGTAA
- a CDS encoding DUF4363 family protein: MLPLRFRKCCIIVCCGTLIVTLTGCSWLTPAKKPEVGPAGKPEYKSNPPLVERFKSPPGQLYDLETTASILFAGLNSESWDQAQAGLQQLQAIWQEISPQLGDEKNVNKANKSLGKLSTAVGGKKITASYEALNEFMSSIGDIGQNFKLSPISDIISISNKLRNVSFYVEEKNWTKAASKVKELDDSWGQIKPSVESIGILGEVTRTHSYIKQLKDAVNAENKGAAESHIKSLNDSMGSIREYYRGK; encoded by the coding sequence ATGCTACCACTCAGGTTTCGGAAGTGCTGTATTATTGTTTGTTGCGGTACTTTGATTGTCACTCTCACTGGCTGTTCCTGGTTGACACCAGCCAAGAAGCCTGAAGTTGGCCCAGCTGGCAAACCGGAATATAAGAGCAATCCACCGCTGGTTGAACGATTCAAATCTCCGCCTGGCCAATTATATGATTTAGAAACAACTGCCAGCATCCTGTTTGCCGGACTCAATTCAGAAAGCTGGGATCAGGCTCAGGCAGGATTGCAGCAGCTCCAGGCAATCTGGCAGGAAATCAGCCCTCAACTCGGCGATGAGAAAAATGTGAACAAGGCCAATAAGAGTCTCGGAAAACTATCGACTGCGGTTGGCGGTAAAAAAATAACGGCTTCGTATGAAGCACTAAATGAATTTATGAGCAGTATTGGCGATATTGGCCAAAACTTCAAGTTATCGCCGATATCAGACATTATCAGCATAAGCAACAAACTGCGCAATGTCAGCTTTTATGTAGAAGAAAAAAACTGGACTAAGGCTGCTAGCAAAGTTAAAGAACTGGATGATTCATGGGGGCAAATCAAGCCAAGCGTGGAAAGCATTGGGATCTTGGGAGAAGTCACTCGAACTCACTCCTATATCAAACAATTGAAAGATGCTGTTAATGCCGAAAATAAAGGAGCGGCTGAATCACACATCAAAAGCTTGAACGACAGTATGGGAAGTATTCGCGAGTACTATCGGGGTAAATAA
- a CDS encoding spore germination protein → MTQERKIAKDLDSNINYLKDLLGVGETFDIVFREYLVGRKRAASFSINAMTNDVLVSNILEDITLFKQEDLNINTLKKIFYTHTTHLQAKLLDNFPDAVTSLLSGEILFFIDGEAQILVMDARSYPVRAPSESNVEKVTRGSRDSFVETIVFNTALIRRRLRDPNLRFSIIKVGTRSRADVAVCYIKDITNPRLVDKVKDSLEKIDTDGVPMAEKAIEEYIVPGNRWNPLPRVRYTERPDVAATHLLEGHICIIVDTSPNILILPATLWHHVQHAEEYRQNVLTGSFLRLIRLTGIAFSLLLPPLWLAIVLQPHLLPETLGFLGPRESGVIPLGLQFLLAEIGLELVRMATVHVPSAQSTALGFIGAFMLGDFATKVGLFGNETIFYMAVAVVGTFATPSVELALALRIFRMALVVLVTAFKLPGLLGGLLALMALLVTTKSFGIPYLWPLIPFNFKSMQDVIFRLPIPHKVLRPAALKPKDQNRLDKENPEEE, encoded by the coding sequence ATGACTCAAGAACGGAAAATCGCCAAAGATCTTGACAGCAATATAAACTACTTAAAAGACCTGCTGGGAGTCGGCGAGACGTTTGACATTGTATTTCGCGAGTACCTGGTTGGGCGAAAGCGGGCCGCATCATTTTCCATCAATGCTATGACTAATGATGTACTAGTCTCTAATATTCTCGAAGACATAACCCTATTTAAGCAGGAAGACCTGAACATCAATACCCTTAAAAAGATCTTTTACACTCATACGACCCATTTACAGGCAAAACTACTGGATAATTTCCCGGACGCGGTGACAAGTCTGCTGTCTGGCGAGATTCTTTTTTTCATCGACGGTGAGGCGCAGATTTTGGTCATGGACGCCCGTTCCTACCCAGTGCGCGCACCCAGTGAGTCCAACGTCGAAAAGGTGACTCGCGGATCACGTGATTCCTTTGTCGAAACCATTGTCTTTAATACCGCTCTAATCCGTCGTCGGCTACGCGATCCTAATTTGCGTTTTTCGATTATAAAAGTGGGTACTCGATCTCGAGCTGATGTGGCTGTCTGTTATATAAAAGATATTACGAATCCCCGTTTGGTGGACAAGGTTAAAGACTCTCTGGAAAAGATCGATACAGATGGCGTACCGATGGCGGAAAAAGCTATTGAAGAATACATAGTCCCCGGCAACCGCTGGAACCCGCTGCCTCGTGTCCGGTATACAGAGAGACCAGACGTAGCTGCGACCCACCTACTCGAAGGGCATATCTGCATCATTGTCGATACCTCTCCCAATATCCTGATTTTGCCGGCCACACTGTGGCATCATGTTCAACATGCTGAGGAATATCGCCAAAACGTTTTGACCGGATCGTTTCTACGGTTGATCCGCTTAACTGGCATCGCGTTTTCTTTGTTGCTGCCGCCGTTATGGTTGGCAATTGTGTTGCAACCACACCTATTGCCGGAAACACTAGGTTTTCTTGGACCGCGTGAGTCAGGCGTTATCCCGTTGGGGCTACAGTTTTTACTGGCTGAAATCGGCCTCGAATTGGTGCGTATGGCTACTGTGCATGTGCCGTCTGCTCAATCCACCGCGCTTGGCTTTATTGGAGCGTTTATGTTGGGCGATTTCGCCACCAAGGTTGGGCTGTTCGGTAATGAAACGATTTTCTATATGGCTGTTGCCGTTGTTGGTACATTTGCGACTCCCAGCGTCGAGTTAGCGCTAGCGTTGAGAATTTTCCGTATGGCGTTAGTCGTACTGGTCACTGCGTTCAAGCTGCCTGGTCTGCTTGGCGGCTTACTGGCTCTCATGGCCTTGCTGGTAACAACCAAATCGTTTGGCATACCCTATTTGTGGCCACTAATTCCTTTTAACTTTAAGTCAATGCAGGATGTTATTTTTCGCTTGCCTATCCCGCATAAAGTGCTACGCCCGGCAGCACTTAAGCCTAAAGATCAAAATAGACTCGATAAAGAGAACCCAGAGGAGGAATAG
- a CDS encoding stage V sporulation protein AE, with amino-acid sequence MPEKIRVILITDGDSNACQVIEFLAAEMGLRCISASAGNPTPISGEEIIALLKQTPNNPVLVMFDDRGNPGKGKGESVMEQVASHPDVTVLGALAVASGTDGAGGASVDFSINRWGEIEPYAVDKYGQVYKQGSRSIMHGDTLSILDSLQVPVVIGIGDIGKMGQADSVVYGAPITRKAITEILKRSDVLNDSRTENRQRS; translated from the coding sequence TTGCCAGAGAAGATAAGGGTAATCCTAATTACCGATGGCGACAGCAACGCCTGCCAGGTGATTGAATTTCTGGCAGCTGAGATGGGATTACGATGTATTTCTGCTTCTGCCGGTAACCCCACGCCTATCAGTGGTGAAGAAATAATCGCTTTGCTAAAGCAGACCCCTAATAACCCTGTGCTGGTGATGTTTGATGATCGCGGCAACCCCGGGAAGGGCAAGGGCGAGAGCGTAATGGAGCAGGTAGCTAGTCATCCAGATGTTACTGTGCTGGGAGCGCTGGCCGTGGCATCAGGAACTGATGGCGCAGGTGGGGCGAGTGTAGACTTTAGCATCAATCGATGGGGTGAAATAGAGCCATATGCTGTTGATAAATACGGACAGGTCTATAAGCAAGGCAGCCGCTCGATCATGCATGGTGATACCTTGAGTATACTAGACTCGCTACAGGTTCCGGTAGTCATTGGCATTGGTGATATCGGCAAAATGGGCCAGGCTGATAGCGTCGTATACGGAGCACCGATCACGCGTAAAGCCATTACGGAAATCTTGAAACGGAGTGATGTCCTCAATGACTCAAGAACGGAAAATCGCCAAAGATCTTGA
- the spoVAE gene encoding stage V sporulation protein AE, translating to MQTYLMAFLIGGLICVIGQLLMDMTPLTPAHVLVIFVVCGAVLSGLGVYQPLVEIGGAGATVPLPGFGHALVTATIEDVNKYGFWGIFSGALRGTAAGITAAMIFGLLAAALFNPKG from the coding sequence ATGCAAACATACCTCATGGCGTTTCTTATTGGCGGACTCATCTGTGTGATTGGCCAACTGTTAATGGATATGACCCCGTTAACACCGGCTCATGTGTTAGTGATATTTGTCGTATGCGGCGCCGTATTGAGCGGACTGGGAGTATATCAGCCGCTGGTAGAAATCGGCGGTGCGGGCGCGACCGTGCCCTTGCCTGGTTTTGGACATGCACTGGTGACAGCTACTATAGAAGACGTAAATAAATACGGCTTTTGGGGGATCTTTAGCGGTGCGCTGCGGGGAACAGCAGCTGGCATCACCGCTGCAATGATCTTTGGCTTGTTGGCGGCAGCTTTGTTCAACCCAAAGGGTTGA
- the spoVAD gene encoding stage V sporulation protein AD has protein sequence MNKKKGQQSIVYEVSPVIVGTAAIGGPMEGEGLLAEYFHYIMKDNLHGEDSWEKCESFMLEWVARKAAQNLPGGMELADCVLAGDLLNQLMATHFAMRALGRPFIGLYGACSTMAESMILGACLIDGGFFQHVLGCASSHHDAAERQYRFPTELGVQRPPSTQWTVTGAGAAAIAASGVGPLITAATFGKVVDMGVKDPNNMGPAMAPAAVDTLYQHLQDLDRQPNYYDMIYTGDLGSIGKTLVIELMKEKGVDISANYEDCGCLIYREDQDAHAGASGCASSAVTFCGYIYSMLLQKKLSKILLIGTGSLHSTTSYQQKESIPCIAHAVAVEM, from the coding sequence TTGAACAAAAAGAAAGGTCAACAAAGTATCGTTTATGAAGTTTCGCCGGTCATTGTCGGAACGGCTGCGATTGGCGGGCCGATGGAAGGAGAAGGTCTGCTGGCGGAGTATTTTCACTACATCATGAAAGACAACCTGCACGGTGAAGACAGTTGGGAGAAATGCGAATCCTTTATGTTGGAGTGGGTTGCAAGAAAGGCCGCACAGAACTTACCAGGAGGAATGGAATTAGCTGACTGCGTACTGGCTGGAGACTTGTTAAACCAGCTAATGGCTACTCACTTCGCTATGCGGGCGTTAGGAAGACCGTTTATCGGCCTATATGGAGCTTGCTCGACCATGGCGGAGAGTATGATACTTGGTGCTTGTCTCATCGATGGCGGCTTTTTTCAGCATGTGTTGGGCTGTGCATCCAGTCATCATGATGCCGCTGAACGACAATATCGTTTTCCCACTGAACTCGGGGTGCAGCGACCACCTTCTACGCAGTGGACAGTTACTGGGGCGGGAGCAGCGGCTATTGCAGCATCAGGTGTCGGTCCGCTGATTACAGCAGCCACATTTGGCAAGGTGGTGGACATGGGGGTCAAGGATCCTAACAATATGGGGCCCGCAATGGCTCCGGCAGCAGTAGATACTCTTTATCAGCATCTACAGGATTTGGATCGCCAGCCTAATTATTATGACATGATATACACCGGCGATTTAGGCAGCATCGGCAAGACGCTAGTTATAGAATTAATGAAAGAAAAGGGAGTTGATATCTCGGCAAATTATGAAGACTGCGGCTGTCTGATTTACCGCGAAGATCAGGACGCACATGCAGGCGCTAGTGGTTGTGCTAGTTCGGCGGTAACTTTTTGCGGCTATATCTATAGCATGCTGCTACAGAAGAAGCTGAGCAAGATTCTTTTGATCGGCACAGGCAGTCTGCATAGCACCACATCCTACCAACAAAAAGAGTCGATTCCCTGCATCGCACATGCGGTAGCCGTAGAAATGTAA
- the spoVAC gene encoding stage V sporulation protein AC, which yields MAYDQQKQQQAAYKQKVQQVSPKPTIVKNVIWAFIVGGLICVLGQFIQNYLIGTGISKKDAAGPTAVILVFLSAFLTGLGVYDELGKRAGAGSIVPITGFANSVVAPAMEFKREGFVFGVGAKMFIIAGPVIAYGTATAVLVGLIYWIRL from the coding sequence ATGGCATATGATCAGCAAAAACAGCAACAAGCGGCGTATAAGCAGAAAGTACAGCAAGTATCACCAAAACCAACTATCGTAAAAAACGTGATTTGGGCCTTTATTGTGGGAGGCTTGATTTGCGTGTTAGGACAATTCATTCAAAATTATCTTATTGGAACCGGGATAAGCAAAAAGGATGCAGCTGGGCCGACGGCAGTCATTTTAGTATTTTTATCAGCCTTTTTAACTGGACTAGGTGTTTATGATGAATTAGGTAAACGGGCGGGTGCCGGATCGATTGTACCTATCACCGGATTTGCCAACTCAGTTGTAGCGCCGGCGATGGAGTTCAAGCGGGAGGGATTTGTTTTTGGTGTGGGTGCAAAAATGTTCATCATTGCCGGACCCGTTATTGCTTACGGAACGGCAACCGCGGTTTTAGTCGGGCTAATATATTGGATTCGCCTGTAG
- a CDS encoding dodecin family protein produces the protein MGVVKVIELVGTSRHNWTDAVDSAVAEASKTLDDIVGVEVTNFTANVDSSKITEYKADVRVAFHVH, from the coding sequence ATGGGTGTTGTAAAGGTTATCGAACTGGTGGGAACATCACGCCACAATTGGACTGATGCTGTCGATTCCGCCGTAGCGGAAGCTTCAAAGACGCTTGATGATATTGTCGGCGTCGAAGTAACTAACTTTACCGCTAACGTTGATAGTAGCAAAATCACTGAGTATAAAGCAGACGTTAGGGTTGCTTTCCACGTTCACTAA
- a CDS encoding SigF/SigG family RNA polymerase sporulation sigma factor yields the protein MLGEKLQTLLERAHAGDQEAREAILEQNINLVRSIVHRFTGRGYEWDDLFQIGCIGLVKAIDRFDTAYGVKFSTYAVPMIIGEIRRFIRDDNPIKVSRSTKELALKIHRTQEKLQGSLGREPTVGEIAEGLLLPVQEVVAALEAVQPTTSIYAQSTRDNGDSILLLDHLRHSDDEGTFENLALREVISKLPPKEQAVIKLRFFEDKTQSEIAAVIGLSQVQVSRIEKNALRLMKELMKTS from the coding sequence ATGCTAGGAGAAAAGCTGCAGACACTGCTCGAACGGGCGCACGCAGGGGACCAAGAGGCTCGGGAAGCTATTCTCGAACAAAATATTAACTTAGTGCGCAGTATCGTTCATCGCTTCACTGGCAGGGGCTATGAATGGGACGATTTATTTCAAATTGGCTGTATCGGTTTGGTAAAAGCGATTGACCGTTTTGACACAGCCTATGGTGTTAAATTTTCCACATATGCTGTTCCAATGATTATTGGCGAAATTCGTCGCTTTATTCGGGATGACAACCCTATTAAGGTTAGTCGTTCCACCAAGGAGTTAGCACTTAAGATTCATCGCACACAGGAAAAGCTGCAGGGTTCATTAGGACGAGAACCGACGGTAGGAGAGATCGCTGAGGGGTTACTACTGCCTGTACAGGAAGTTGTGGCTGCATTGGAGGCGGTGCAACCGACGACGTCGATCTATGCTCAATCAACCCGCGATAACGGCGACTCGATATTGCTGCTTGACCATTTGCGTCATTCTGATGATGAGGGGACGTTCGAAAATCTTGCCTTGCGAGAGGTGATCTCAAAGCTGCCACCCAAAGAGCAAGCTGTGATCAAATTGCGTTTTTTTGAAGATAAGACTCAGTCCGAGATCGCTGCTGTCATCGGTTTGTCACAGGTGCAGGTATCCCGCATTGAGAAAAACGCGCTGCGATTAATGAAGGAACTCATGAAGACCTCGTAA
- the spoIIAB gene encoding anti-sigma F factor produces the protein MARRNRMSMTFDSRSENVGIARVAAAAFSAQIEFTLPEIEEIKVAISEAVSNAVIHGYSDQEGQIELAMELYETHLEYTVIDWGKGIADVEQARQPAWSTEPERMGLGFVFMESFMDEIEVTSALGKGTTVRMVKKFDAVPIH, from the coding sequence ATGGCAAGACGTAACCGGATGAGTATGACTTTTGATAGTCGTAGTGAGAATGTGGGTATCGCGCGCGTTGCCGCTGCTGCGTTTTCGGCGCAGATCGAGTTCACTCTGCCAGAGATTGAAGAAATTAAAGTCGCTATCTCGGAAGCAGTGTCCAACGCCGTCATTCACGGCTATAGCGATCAAGAAGGGCAAATTGAACTGGCCATGGAACTATACGAAACCCATCTGGAATACACTGTTATTGACTGGGGCAAAGGTATAGCCGATGTGGAGCAGGCGCGGCAACCAGCCTGGTCTACAGAACCTGAGCGGATGGGACTTGGCTTCGTATTTATGGAATCATTTATGGATGAGATCGAGGTGACGTCGGCCCTCGGCAAGGGGACAACAGTGCGAATGGTGAAAAAATTTGATGCTGTGCCGATTCACTAG
- the spoIIAA gene encoding anti-sigma F factor antagonist — protein MKISTHVRKEYLVIRAEGEFDVHAADEFKQTVDNALETCGARNLALSFKGVTFIDSSGVGAILSRYKRVQQLGGEVVVMNLQPQVARVLELSGLFRLLKVYQSEKQAFEGA, from the coding sequence TTGAAAATATCGACACACGTACGTAAAGAGTATTTAGTTATTAGGGCAGAAGGAGAATTTGACGTTCATGCAGCCGATGAGTTTAAGCAAACCGTGGATAATGCCTTGGAAACCTGCGGTGCGCGCAATCTGGCTCTAAGCTTCAAAGGTGTGACCTTCATCGATAGTTCCGGAGTGGGCGCCATTCTTAGCCGCTACAAACGAGTTCAGCAGCTAGGTGGAGAAGTCGTTGTTATGAATTTACAGCCCCAGGTTGCCCGTGTCCTGGAATTGTCGGGTCTGTTCAGGTTGCTAAAAGTGTATCAATCCGAAAAACAAGCGTTTGAAGGCGCATAG
- a CDS encoding D-alanyl-D-alanine carboxypeptidase family protein, with translation MWRKYAAIICGLLSVMFVLTAVQAAPTPAPAPKQTAPIAKFETTAQSAILMDGNGNILLEKDAHKPLPPASVTKVMTLLLAVEAIEQGKVKLTDPVSVSENAWKQGGSQIWLEPGERMSVKEVLTAVAVVSANDAAVALMEHIFGTKEAAVDAMNQRAAELGLKNSKFASVNGLPVPDHYMSAYDTAMIAKEAVKHPLYLEMVGIKEHWLRDGKNWLVNTNKLLWWYPGADGLKTGWTQEAKYCFVGTAKRDGLRLIGVVFATPEPRSHLRETMRLLDWGYANFVATPIVEKGVVVDKLKLTRGLEKEVNLVAKDALTVVTPKGKNKNIQKKITLTEGNSVTAPIFEAEKYGEMVVFLDGKEVGKVDLIAEKAVAKARFGNTFKELLSIFYSISR, from the coding sequence ATGTGGCGAAAGTATGCGGCTATCATTTGCGGTTTGTTATCTGTCATGTTTGTTTTGACGGCAGTTCAAGCCGCGCCAACACCAGCGCCAGCGCCAAAGCAGACGGCGCCAATCGCAAAATTTGAGACAACTGCTCAGTCCGCTATCTTAATGGATGGCAATGGTAACATTTTATTGGAAAAAGACGCTCATAAACCGCTGCCGCCAGCCAGTGTGACTAAAGTCATGACTTTATTGTTGGCGGTTGAAGCAATCGAGCAGGGCAAGGTAAAATTAACAGATCCTGTTTCTGTTTCCGAGAACGCCTGGAAGCAGGGCGGGTCGCAGATATGGCTGGAGCCAGGAGAGCGAATGTCAGTAAAAGAAGTGCTGACTGCTGTTGCTGTTGTTAGCGCCAATGACGCCGCTGTAGCCTTAATGGAACATATCTTTGGCACTAAAGAAGCGGCGGTGGATGCCATGAATCAGCGGGCTGCTGAGTTGGGCTTAAAAAATTCCAAATTCGCCAGCGTCAATGGTTTGCCAGTTCCAGACCATTATATGAGCGCCTATGATACCGCTATGATTGCGAAAGAAGCAGTAAAACATCCGCTATACTTGGAAATGGTCGGTATCAAGGAACATTGGCTGCGTGACGGAAAAAATTGGTTGGTTAACACGAATAAACTGTTGTGGTGGTATCCGGGTGCTGATGGATTGAAAACCGGCTGGACGCAAGAAGCGAAATATTGTTTTGTCGGAACAGCCAAGCGGGATGGCTTGCGCTTGATCGGCGTCGTTTTTGCGACTCCAGAACCACGCTCACATTTGCGTGAAACCATGCGGCTGCTTGATTGGGGTTATGCTAATTTTGTTGCAACTCCAATTGTTGAAAAAGGTGTGGTTGTTGATAAGTTAAAGTTAACGCGTGGCCTGGAAAAAGAAGTGAATCTTGTGGCTAAAGACGCGCTGACAGTAGTAACGCCAAAAGGCAAGAATAAGAACATTCAGAAGAAGATTACTCTTACTGAAGGAAATTCCGTGACCGCCCCAATTTTCGAAGCTGAGAAGTATGGCGAGATGGTCGTATTTCTTGATGGTAAAGAAGTGGGGAAAGTCGACTTAATCGCCGAAAAGGCAGTAGCCAAGGCTCGATTTGGCAATACATTTAAAGAATTGCTGTCAATTTTTTATTCCATATCGCGCTAA
- a CDS encoding pyrimidine-nucleoside phosphorylase codes for MRMVDIIHKKRNGQTLSTAEWDYVIQAYTADQLPDYQMAALLMAIYFQEINGSETADLTLAMAKSGRMLDLSQIEGIKVDKHSTGGVADTTTLILAPLVAAAGVPVAKMSGRGLGFTGGTIDKLESIPGFRTGLTEAEFIHTVKAHGIAVMGQTADIAPADGKIYALRDVTATIESIPLIASSIMSKKIAAGADRILLDVKVGSGAFMQNLDDAIRLAKEMVRIGRLVGRQTKAVITSMDQPLGMAVGNSLEVIEAIEVLRGGHTGSALYHVCLTLGSHLLTMANVATDEVTARQRLAESLADGSALRKFEEFVIAQGGNGEVVRDFSLLPQPRARVTVQATKAGVIQAISTADIGLCATLLGAGREHKGQQIDLAAGLMMACRIGDKVEVGQPLAELFAANSDNFAEVSSRLLGAISIGPKPVQTGPLVYGLVDENGYQAK; via the coding sequence ATGCGAATGGTTGATATTATCCATAAGAAACGTAACGGTCAGACCCTATCCACGGCTGAATGGGATTACGTCATTCAAGCCTACACGGCAGATCAACTGCCTGATTATCAGATGGCAGCATTGTTGATGGCCATTTATTTCCAGGAAATAAATGGTAGCGAAACTGCGGATTTGACGCTGGCAATGGCAAAGTCGGGCCGCATGCTTGATTTGAGTCAAATTGAAGGGATTAAGGTTGATAAACACAGCACCGGCGGTGTTGCAGACACGACAACTCTGATACTAGCTCCGTTGGTTGCTGCGGCTGGTGTACCTGTGGCGAAAATGTCTGGTCGGGGATTAGGTTTTACTGGCGGTACGATTGATAAATTAGAATCGATACCCGGCTTTCGCACAGGACTAACTGAAGCCGAATTCATCCATACTGTTAAAGCTCATGGTATAGCTGTTATGGGGCAGACTGCTGATATTGCTCCAGCTGACGGCAAAATCTATGCCCTGCGTGATGTGACAGCAACCATTGAAAGTATTCCGTTGATCGCTTCGTCAATTATGAGTAAAAAAATAGCTGCCGGCGCTGACCGGATATTGCTCGATGTGAAGGTAGGCAGCGGCGCCTTCATGCAGAATCTCGACGACGCAATCCGTTTGGCTAAAGAGATGGTTCGCATTGGCAGACTTGTTGGCCGACAGACTAAAGCTGTGATCACTAGTATGGACCAACCGCTAGGAATGGCGGTTGGTAACAGCCTCGAGGTCATAGAAGCGATTGAAGTTCTGCGCGGGGGCCATACAGGCTCCGCACTGTACCATGTTTGCCTAACGCTCGGATCACACCTGCTAACGATGGCGAACGTGGCTACTGACGAAGTCACTGCGCGACAACGGTTAGCCGAATCGCTTGCCGACGGCAGCGCCTTACGCAAGTTTGAAGAATTCGTTATTGCGCAAGGCGGCAACGGAGAAGTTGTCCGCGATTTTAGCCTACTGCCCCAGCCAAGGGCGCGGGTGACTGTACAGGCAACAAAAGCCGGTGTTATTCAGGCTATATCTACAGCTGATATTGGGTTATGTGCGACACTGTTAGGCGCTGGTCGTGAACACAAGGGCCAGCAAATTGATCTTGCGGCCGGCTTGATGATGGCTTGTCGCATCGGCGACAAAGTGGAGGTTGGTCAGCCGCTAGCCGAGCTATTCGCCGCCAACAGCGATAACTTTGCTGAGGTGAGTTCGCGCTTGCTGGGGGCTATCAGTATAGGGCCAAAGCCTGTGCAAACAGGACCGTTGGTCTACGGTCTAGTTGACGAAAATGGATATCAGGCGAAGTAA